Proteins co-encoded in one Tachysurus fulvidraco isolate hzauxx_2018 chromosome 17, HZAU_PFXX_2.0, whole genome shotgun sequence genomic window:
- the LOC113655026 gene encoding alcohol dehydrogenase class-3-like isoform X2 gives MMGTENKVIKCKAAVAWEPGKPVSVEEVEVAPPKDHEVRIKIAASGVCHTDFTYLYDCDKGVKTLPFPLILGHEGSGVVESVGPGVTTVKPGDAVIPLFLPQCSECEFCLSPKTNLCSKNWKKTQQCVQADGTSRVTCKGQQIYQFLGVSTFSEYTVVPEYNVAKIHQDAALDKVCLLGCGVATGYGAALNAAKVERGTVCAVFGLGAIGLAAVMGCKSAGASRIIGVDINSEKCEIAKKFGVTEFVNPNDHNKPIQEVLMEMTGGGADYSFECVGNVTLMRAVFESCRAGWGTCVIVGWNETGSLSLAPIDVLMGRTLKGTYFGGWKSVCSVPKLVEDYMSGRIMLDEFVTHTLPLEGINQAFDLMTKGKSIRTVIKMP, from the exons atgatGGGAACTGAGAATAAG GTGATCAAGTGTAAAGCGGCTGTCGCTTGGGAACCTGGGAAGCCTGTCTCTGTAGAAGAAGTAGAAGTTGCTCCACCTAAAGACCATGAAGTGAGAATTAAG atcGCAGCGAGCGGTGTGTGTCACACAGACTTCACGTATCTGTATGATTGTGACAAAGGAGTGAAGACTCTTCCGTTTCCTCTCATTCTGGGTCATGAAGGCAGCGGTGTGGTGGAGAGCGTCGGCCCGGGGGTGACCACTGTGAAGCCTG GTGATGCGGTGATCCCTCTCTTCCTGCCTCAGTGCTCTGAGTGTGAATTCTGTCTGAGTCCGAAGACAAACCTCTGCTCTAAAaactg gaagAAGACTCAGCAGTGTGTTCAGGCTGATGGTACGAGTCGTGTCACCTGTAAAGGGCAGCAGATCTACCAGTTTCTGGGTGTGAGCACTTTCTCTGAATACACCGTCGTTCCTGAATACAACGTCGCTAAGATCCACCAAGACGCAGCGCTGGACAAAGTCTGTCTCCTCGGCTGTGGGGTTGCTACGGGATACGGAGCAGCGCTGAATGCGGCCAAA GTGGAGCGCGGTACCGTCTGTGCCGTGTTCGGTCTGGGAGCCATCGGGTTGGCCGCTGTGATGGGCTGTAAATCTGCAGGAGCTTCCAGGATCATCGGCGTCGACATCAACTCCGAGAAATGTGAAATCGCCAAGAAGTTCGGCGTCACAGAGTTCGTGAACCCGAACGATCACAACAAACCCATTCAGGAGGTGCTGATGGAGATGACGGGTGGAGGAGCGGACTACAGCTTCGAGTGTGTGGGGAACGTCACACTTATG AGGGCAGTGTTTGAGAGCTGCAGAGCCGGTTGGGGAACATGTGTGATTGTGGGATGGAATGAAACCGGCAGCCTGTCGCTCGCACCGATCGACGTCCTGATGGGAAGAACTCTTAAAGGAACCTACTTTGGTG GatggaagagtgtgtgtagcGTACCCAAACTGGTGGAGGACTACATGAGCGGGCGAATCATGCTGGATGAGTTTGTGACACACACGCTCCCTCTGGAGGGGATTAACCAGGCCTTCGATCTGATGACCAAAGGGAAAAG c
- the LOC113655026 gene encoding alcohol dehydrogenase class-3-like isoform X1, whose amino-acid sequence MMGTENKVIKCKAAVAWEPGKPVSVEEVEVAPPKDHEVRIKIAASGVCHTDFTYLYDCDKGVKTLPFPLILGHEGSGVVESVGPGVTTVKPGDAVIPLFLPQCSECEFCLSPKTNLCSKNWKKTQQCVQADGTSRVTCKGQQIYQFLGVSTFSEYTVVPEYNVAKIHQDAALDKVCLLGCGVATGYGAALNAAKVERGTVCAVFGLGAIGLAAVMGCKSAGASRIIGVDINSEKCEIAKKFGVTEFVNPNDHNKPIQEVLMEMTGGGADYSFECVGNVTLMFVLFCVHKRAVFESCRAGWGTCVIVGWNETGSLSLAPIDVLMGRTLKGTYFGGWKSVCSVPKLVEDYMSGRIMLDEFVTHTLPLEGINQAFDLMTKGKSIRTVIKMP is encoded by the exons atgatGGGAACTGAGAATAAG GTGATCAAGTGTAAAGCGGCTGTCGCTTGGGAACCTGGGAAGCCTGTCTCTGTAGAAGAAGTAGAAGTTGCTCCACCTAAAGACCATGAAGTGAGAATTAAG atcGCAGCGAGCGGTGTGTGTCACACAGACTTCACGTATCTGTATGATTGTGACAAAGGAGTGAAGACTCTTCCGTTTCCTCTCATTCTGGGTCATGAAGGCAGCGGTGTGGTGGAGAGCGTCGGCCCGGGGGTGACCACTGTGAAGCCTG GTGATGCGGTGATCCCTCTCTTCCTGCCTCAGTGCTCTGAGTGTGAATTCTGTCTGAGTCCGAAGACAAACCTCTGCTCTAAAaactg gaagAAGACTCAGCAGTGTGTTCAGGCTGATGGTACGAGTCGTGTCACCTGTAAAGGGCAGCAGATCTACCAGTTTCTGGGTGTGAGCACTTTCTCTGAATACACCGTCGTTCCTGAATACAACGTCGCTAAGATCCACCAAGACGCAGCGCTGGACAAAGTCTGTCTCCTCGGCTGTGGGGTTGCTACGGGATACGGAGCAGCGCTGAATGCGGCCAAA GTGGAGCGCGGTACCGTCTGTGCCGTGTTCGGTCTGGGAGCCATCGGGTTGGCCGCTGTGATGGGCTGTAAATCTGCAGGAGCTTCCAGGATCATCGGCGTCGACATCAACTCCGAGAAATGTGAAATCGCCAAGAAGTTCGGCGTCACAGAGTTCGTGAACCCGAACGATCACAACAAACCCATTCAGGAGGTGCTGATGGAGATGACGGGTGGAGGAGCGGACTACAGCTTCGAGTGTGTGGGGAACGTCACACTTATG tttgttttgttttgtgtccaCAAGAGGGCAGTGTTTGAGAGCTGCAGAGCCGGTTGGGGAACATGTGTGATTGTGGGATGGAATGAAACCGGCAGCCTGTCGCTCGCACCGATCGACGTCCTGATGGGAAGAACTCTTAAAGGAACCTACTTTGGTG GatggaagagtgtgtgtagcGTACCCAAACTGGTGGAGGACTACATGAGCGGGCGAATCATGCTGGATGAGTTTGTGACACACACGCTCCCTCTGGAGGGGATTAACCAGGCCTTCGATCTGATGACCAAAGGGAAAAG c